The genomic DNA gttaccatttcaatgcacaaaaccattttgcatgaaatcacacacatgttcagatagaacaagaacaataaatcaagttttgggggtgaacactcacaacttaaaaccaagtttttcggtagaacactcaccttgaacgaaactctgaacaccttgaatcttgtgcccaatcTCGACTTTTGTGTAACTCCTCAAGTATTTTGatcaaaccacctccttacacgtcCTCACGtgctgcccaagtgctctgcgcgtgtgatgcttcgcgtatgcttaaaaagccttctatccactaaacctgaagcactcttgtctaacacgaacttctcacaatttcaaatgagaaacctttgattatgaacccctatttataggttttggaaacttagccaccaagaaacatatattctgcaatcatttcaaatcttttacaatcattccaaatcttctaaagattttctacaatcattgtaaatcttccaagatattctataatcattaccaaatcttctaagatattctgcaatcattctaaatcttctaaaatattatataatcattaccaaatattctaagatattctgcaatcattctaaatcttccaagatattatataatcattgccaaatcttctaagatattctacaatcattctaaatcttctaagattttatataatcattgatatccaaatcaaatcttattcaaatcaaatctttatccaattaaatcttatccaaatcttatcttatccaatcaaatcttatccttaaagtcattatgagccttcatcttatctctaacgtcatcacgagacttcatccttatctctaacgtcatttATGAGACTTTTCCTGAATCTTCCAAATACCCTtaataaaaaggtttcaagaattacaccttGGCTCgaacttttgggtaattgcactttgacccctttCAACATGGTCtccaaactaatttttaattgcattttagtccctgaagaaTGAGTTAATTatgctaatgcccctaatttttaggtaaattacactttttacctgaacctcaaaaattacgattttacccctggcttagaaattaaacttttatctctAAACATCTACAATCCCTTAAAacatcctatttcctcaagtatttgaatctaaaaatctcgagtattacatcctttacgatcattcggttttctcaACCTGGTAGATAGTTGTACTagaaactgttcccgatccaacttcttttgatgcctaaaatcaaaactcgtattacttgttaTTACCatactattttccttaaaaatttagggtccagggtactccctctggtTGATTCagaaattagttaactaaattctcaaattgattttcagtttcttgaacttacttgacattttgtaatatggggtattacatatatGATGTGTGTGTTTATAACTTTCGTTGTGTATATCTGAtgcacataaaatttttaattttacttgcaCCACTATACGTGATTTTCGTCAAATATGAAATTCTAAATCAATATCACTCACATTTTTCACACACATGAAATCACTTCTAAACATTTattcaacaaacaaacaaagaaggATAAACAAGCAACtggacataaaaaaaataaataataaaataagaagatTAGAAGAACATGACCTAATCGTCGAGATCTAGCTAGTGAATGGGTGCTATTGCCGTTAGAAGGTGGCAAGAATAAATGGTGGTCGATGACTAGGCAACAATGGTTGACAGTGGTCAGAGCAGCTCTAGCTGGTGAGGATGGGTGGTGTGTTGGTGGATAGTGGTAAGAGTAGGCTATGGCTGATGACTGGGTGGCTATGATCAATAGGCTACATTACTGTAATGGTGCAATTGTCGTCTAGTACGATGGCTAATGAAAGGAAACGACAATTTGATAGTAGGAGCATGAACGATGGTATGGAGTttggaaaaatttgaaaatgaaaaggaGAATATGAAACCCTAGTAGCTACCtagccttttcttttctctagaTAAGTTATGAGCTTATGAAATTAGGTTAGGTTAGATAACTTAGGTTATGTTAACATGggtgggtttagggtttaggatatatatgtatatatatacatatttacatatatatatatatattatcgaGGCTGGGGATGTGGATTGAGGTCAGGGTTAAGGTTGGGATAGGGTGTATCAAATACCATGCCTGCCTCGACCCCAACCCCAACTCTAGTCAAATGTCATTGATCGTTGCCTCATTCGTGGCAAGGTTGGGCCTTACAACATACTGTTGTtctacttttgtatacttagttttgatgattaaaaataatattttatttaatccctaagtcattaatcaaggttgtggttttcaacataaatcaatttcaatatcaagtattactttatgagaatgaaaacaaaaagatttatgattttctatattagttggagatttgcaaagtcaagtatttagtcttaaaagaatctcctaaaatatttttcaaattagctttgaagtcattggtcaacatagagctaaaattgttctaaggcaaaaaatcaacttgaacataaatgtgtttgatgaaaatccaatcttaagtatgaaaaatcatttatgttaatctcatatttcagAATAAGTTTTCATATTGTAAAGcctgcatgaaaggttttggctcaAAACTTAAAcgtttgaaaaatcctttagttcatgcatcatgtcttgaaacttgttttgataacgtttcaatattttttctaagtctggaagactagcaccttataaggagacatatatgaaaatgtttcctttttagaaaactaactcctggtaattcaatagctaatattcattagtgataaaatgatttttagcaaatatttcaagaaatagaaagtgtataccttggaggtgataaaatcgcaaaatcataagttcctactaaaatccaaattctacttttttattcttatagattttgatttttttgatatttttattgaattcaaatggggggtactttattatttacatttatgtattaaagtaaatggaaggtaaaatataaattaaacaaaatgaggaaatgtaaataagttataatgttttcaagcttcattctgttgaaaatcttcctcatctgtcgactgtgtgcttcaatctgtcgactatgcataagaatagtcgactatgcttgttcagtctgtcgactatatcttgtatctgtcgactatttttgcatctagcgactatcaagtaaggatagtcgactatggcttttcatctgtcgactatttttgttcttaaaattcaaaatcctcttcatattttttcatctgtcgactatacctttgtatctgtcaactatggaaactttgtgttataagatagtcgactatgcatttttgtctgtcgattatgttttgttttacttgtaaaaatagttaactatgcattttcttctgtcgactatatcttttgcagaaacttataacggctagtttttggagCATTTAATTCTCGCCTAACCACCacaacggtcggatttttgATCTATCTACCATtaactataaatatgggttgaGAGAACCGATCGAAGGCTAttggaaaacatttaatatcttcaaccacCGAGCTTTCATTTTTACATCGAGCGATCAATATCTTCTCTCACTGTATTTACATTTCTAAGGCTTTGTATACACTGTTACATTCATTATAAGCCTAAATTTATCAGTTGGAGTGagtttgtaactaagagtttgtactcttagactctcatTTTCACGATTACTGTAATTGTCCTAGtgtaagctagagggcccattatatTGAGAGGTTTGTAAGTTtttcctagtcacggactagaggacctactcgggttgagtagggggttgatagtgaatttgcttcaaaatccttagtgggtacctaaggtagtggactagacttggaaagccgaaccactataaatctttgtgttctctcttgcttatgttttttgatttgtttatcattgctagcatttcattatcctcacttgcattgaatttttattttcaatcaaaaggatttcaaagttttaaatcaagtttttaatataaccaattcacccccctcttggtgtgtgccatagcacctacccGTTCTAACACAtacattgtaacaccccaattcccgggagcgttaacgtaacgtaagattctggggataaattttttttcaaacaaaaatccaacacaaaaaccattccccgaagatcccgttacaccttctcagtatatcaactatgaaccattaataaaccaagacaggttcaccaacacaaatgcggaagctagatcgaaacctcaacaggtcataaccaaaaccactttatttatatataaagttgcatcaacgtttacatgacgttttcaaaagtaaataacataactgaaaagacataatgtaaactatccgctaatcgccgtcactcctcgacgattcctttcctttttgcaccgctgccttcacctggaacgtttgaatattccagggacaaagtccaaattagatgatgaatcatctaagtgagagttcaaaacacatttttcatgaataatgcaagacatgaaataaaccaatatacccggtaagccctagctcaagagaattcccatgcgcttaaccctaccatggggaaagagcaatctctctaaaagctatgccaccacaccgactcgacgacacgacgacgcgacgcgattctagcttaaatggggctgccaacgcatctcaccagaatacgttcccaccttaagcatccaggaaccaccatacaatcccaactccaaaatttcacatggaccacctagtcgtcctagtgcaacttccctggccgaACGGCCTGGCAtggaaatcaaggcggctatcctgacatgcacacctaacatcagatacccctattattccgtcacgcccttggagaattacggctacactatccagacaacatcctaggctgacatcccacatgaacaacacagtatggaccacctagtcgtcctagtgcaacttccctgaccaaacggtctggcacggaaaccaaggcggctatcctgacatgcacaccagcatcagatacccctattattccgtcacgcccttggagaattatggctacactatccagacaacatccgaggctgatattccatacgtacacataaaaaccaagacaatgccacaattcacaattcaatgcatcgtataaacaacatttataaaatgcaatgcacagttcaaaacgtttagggacaaacctccctcataaatccaaccgtcactggttaccattttaatgcacaaaaccattttgcatgaaatcaccatatgttcagatagaacaagcacaataaatcaagttttggaggagaaccactcacaagaaagccaaattttggtagcgaacaactcaccttgaacgaaactcagaacacctcgaatcttgtgcccaacctcaattttcgtgcaactcctcaagtcttttaaccaaaccacctccttacaggtcctcacgcgctgcctaagtgctctacgcgtgtgatgcctcgcgtatgctttaaaaaccctctatccactaaacccgaagcactctcgtctagcacaaatgtatcacaacttcgaatgagagaatccttagccttgagcccctatttatatgtttaggaaacttagccaccaagaaatgtatattctgcaatcatttcaaatctttcaaaatcttttccaatcattcaaaatcttctaatattttctataatcattccaaatcttttgatatcttttgcaaatcattccaaaatcttctaagattctctacaatcattgtaaatcttctataatcattccaaatcttctaatatcttttgtaatcattgttatctaaatcaaatcttttcttatccaatcaaatcttatacaaatcttatccttaaagtcatcatgagccttcatcttatctctaacgtcatcatgagacttcatccttatctctaaattcatttatgaagctttttcctgaatctcccaaatgcccctagtaaaaagatttcaagaattacactttggcccgaacttttggataattgcacttagacccttttcaacatggtccccgggctaatttttaattgcattttagtccctgaaaaatggactaattgcgctaatgcccctaatttttcggtaaattacacttttacccccaacctcaaaaattacgattttgcccccggctcaaaaactgaacttctctttaaagacctttataaccctttgaaatatcccaaaacactctctttaaaattccgaaaaaatatcgtttgatctccctccgtcaatttcgaaaaaactgcacttaggcccgaatcttcgttttagctacaaacccttttgtttcttccaaaaactactgaagggttactctatatgccaaatatgaacttccttggggttccattgacttcccggatgccccgtacgataattcggtatttcagcctaaatcacaattgccttttttttagctgtaccgggaaccgttcccgatccaacttcttttgatgcctaaaatcataactcgtattacttgtcgatactatatcattttccttggctatctagggtccagagTATTCCCTCtaactaattcgatcgtccaaagttgcgttagtgtaccctatagtcttattttccacaaagtccatttatgcccttcatcaaatattatttatgacctcaaatcattctcgggtattacctACATGCCATTTTGTTAATCATAAGCATAATATAGTAAaactaataaatatttaaaaaagtttttctttcatttctttagaCTCCAAATATAGGTGTAAAGAAAATAGGGGAAGGACGGGTGTCTTTATGAAATctctcaaataacaaaaatagtcTCTGGATCCTCCCCTCCCTTTTTACTCTTTGAAAAGGGCTAAAAGTTGATAGTCcaaaattttttgagttttagaaaaaaaaaatacttttaagattgatttctaaatttaaaattcatcatTAAGAATGCCACACGTACAAATTTGACAAATTTCTTGAAGTCTAACGACGTTAAAGATAGAATTCAAATCCTTATCATTCCAATTGGCATTGTGTGTTCAACCTTAATTTTTGATACAAAGAtcaaaacaaaactaaaaaataacacaacaataaaaaaatacagaaCCATGCATACAAAGCCATAcgaaatacaaattaattaggCACAAGCAATGTTAAGGATCTTCAAGTCTCCACAACAAGCAAGCACAAATATGAACATTCTAACATAACTTAAGTTTGATTCTCCAAAAATAGCATATGATCAACAGCTAGTAGTTTCTATAGACATCAATTCAAAAGCTACCCAACAAGTTCCCATCTGTTCCAGATTCAAGCATCCTCCTCTGGAAGAATTATCACTGTTCTGAAAATCATCAAGCACGaataactaattaaaatgtTACATATATGCTAATCATGAAGCTTTTATAATTAGAATCTAATTGCTTCATTGAACAAATTGCAAaagtattcatatatatatatatatatatctatgctGTCTCATGCTTCTGCATAGGCCAGATTTTAGGTGCCCCAGAAAATCATCATATCTTTTAACGAATTTAATGTTTGTTACCCTTGCAAAATAAGGAGTCTCGTGCATCATAGAAAACGCTTTCCTTCAGCCTACTAACTTCTCACGATGCGTTCCATTTGGtataatacaaaaatttgaaGGTGGAAGGAACAGATaatgagattatatatattaagtttCAGATGGGTTCTGATTAAGGCGTGAATCATCCCAAGTCAAATTACATAACTAAGCCACCATATAGCAACCATAAAGTTAAGGATTAATTTCAAACAAGCTAGCAACACACAAACTAACTATTCAAGACCACATGAATTTGGTGCGAACATCATTGTTAAATTCAAGGTCTCATCTGTACTATAGCTGCGCTCGTGGAGACTGGACTCCTGAAGGTTGGGCTGAGTGGGCTGGAGACGGTATGGTTGCAGCTGTGGAGGGACACTTGCATGCTGAAGAATGTCACTAGGCTGCTCCTCCCCAAAGAAAGTGTACTGGTCCAGCACTTGCTGCCCCCCTACTAGCTTCAGTTCAGTTATGGCTTGTTGATGATGGTCCACTTGTTCTTGCTGCTTCTGAATGTGGTTACTCATCAACTGCACCAAAAATGTTTATGGGTTAAGCTCTAAATTTCCTTTTCAAACAAGAGTCAGACCTTTGTAATGGAGAAGTGAACCATTTGATTAAAGAATTGaatcaaaattacaaagtaAAATTTGCATGTTAATGAACTTGTTTTACATGCCCATGAACAAACACTGTACTCACCCAACTGTACATCTCTTGGTTCTCTTTCTCCAGCATTTCTTCCTAAAACAtcaaagaagaaagcaaagacATAAAATTGTTTACATTTAGCAGTGAAACAGATAAGTTTCCACATAATTTTGTACCATAAATTAAATACTTAAtcaatcagagagagagagttgtgaaCTACATACAGTCCTCTTTAGATTGTCCAGTTGCTGCTGCAACAGCTGAAACTGCATTCGCATCCATAAACACAATACTAATTAAGGTTTCTACAAATTCAAAGGTGCCCTTTTCCTCGGGTTGTATCCTACTTGTAGCAATTTCACATATTGTAACATCTTAATCTTCGTCAGattctttcaatttattaagCAAGAAGAACTGAAAACTAAGAGCTTTCAACAACACGAAGGACAAACACTGtgcttaattgattatttttagcATATTTAAAATGGAGTTGGAGGTAAGTAATTAAGCTTTATTAAGGGAAGAAATTAAGGTGAATTAAGAAGAGGAAAGAAACAATACCTTCCGAGCTCGAACTTTGATAACCGAGGATTCAAGCTGCTGTTCAAGCGCAGCCAAGTCCTCGTATTGCGCAGAGCTCAAGTCATCACCTTTGTAGCGGTGCAAGCTCATTTGAAGATTATGAgtttctttcttcattcttaTAAACTCATTGTATATTTGTTCCTGCAATTCATTAGTGGAAAACTAAATAACTgaacaagaaaagacaaatcAAGAATAATTGAAGACTGCAAGTTAGCTTTAGAGATTATAACGCATTATAGAAGCTGAGAATATATACCCGGTCATCGCGCTCTGGTATTCGGGTCCCTGTAACAGTCAGATACCGCTCTATAATTTGCCCCATGCTGTAGCAATTCaagacaaaaaaacaaaaagaagaagaagaagaagacgaagaagaagaagaagaaggtgtgagaagaaaacaaaataatgatttttttttttttggataaagcAGAATAATGATAAGAGAAATGAATTTCCTTCTTTAAGGTTGGTCTCTTGGGTTAAACTAAAGAGGATGAAAGctcaatttagtttttgaattttttgttgtttgtcacttcaatttttgattctttctttctcaaataCATCAATTCACTTTCCCAATTGGTTTgtaaaatacaagaatatatttgagcaaaaaaaaaaaaaaaaaaattatgggttGCCAACCATCTCTATTCCTCAGGTGTTGAATGATGAACATGCTAGTTTAGACTTCGATCGAATTTGATTTTAATCCATTACATGTCTATTACAAACATATATCCAATTACCCAAACTCGATATTGATTTGATTACAAATATAGTATAAGTGGGATCAGaatatgaatttataatttttaacttgATTAGAATCTATGGACATACTTATTTTGTAAGCACCATAcaattgttctttttttttttttataataatcttaGTAGAGATGATCGTTAGCTTACAACACCTTATTACTAAACTACTCTTAACATTTAGAATGTCTTtctacatgaaaaaaaaaatactatataagtgaaaattattatttagacaACCATTAATTCACGCATATTAGTAGAGACTTGAAAGGCCtagcaaaaaaaaggggcatCTTAGGTAAGAGAGAGCAAAAGTTTGGGTAGACTGAACTAACTGAACCAAACCAATCGAACTTCTCGGTTCAATTCAGTTTTTTCCTTATATCAGTTCACTTCAGTTGTTTTTTCCAAGAATTTCAAGTATTCGGTTtcggttaaatttttttagtcaGAATAACTGAACAAGTCAAACtgactaaactttaaaatgatgtcatttttaagtttataaaataaCGTCATTTTTGATTGGTCTAATgcaaataaggaagaaaagagaaatatcgagaccaagagaaaaagaaagaagaagaaatcgaGATTTGAGAGTTGAGAGAGCTATCGAGAGACCGAGAGTTCAAATTCGTAACCTTAACCCTAATCTAACTATCATAAAAAATCCCATTAGTTGTCGTTCTTAGATTCAATCGTCTGTCTTCTGCTGCTTTCCTCTTTTTCGTCAATCGTAGACCTTCCTTATTCCTTCCATTACCTTTGCCTTCACTTTCAGGCCTTTACCTTTCAGCCACTCTCATCGACCTTCCTTGTTCCTTTTACGACCTACCACCATCCCCAACTCACTCTTCTTCCCTTTCGTCGTCAGCCTCCATCTCGTCAACCATTGTCCCCTTCGTCGTCGGCTATCAACTAGCAAACGTCTTCCTTTTTTGCTTGTTGCCTTTGGGTCTTCCTTGTTCCATCAATGACTGACCATCAACCTTGGTCTCATAGACTATCTTCCTATTCTCTGGCTTGTGACTCTTGATCGACCTACAATCCGCACTCCACAGAGGTGAGTTTTAGACTTTCAGTTAGGTTTTGGTATGATTTGTCTATTCTTTTTGTGTATTATTTGATTGAGactaatttttctaatatttttgtaataggCTAACATAACTACAAGTGATATTACACTATTACTTGACATTAAATAGTCTCAACGTTGTCATCTTGCAAAGTAAAGTCCTACATCCTAtttttctatatctatataCTTGTGTAGAAATAGTTCAAAGAAAGGCTACGTGGTAGTTGGGGGGGAAGCAAAAGCTCgattaatttcatattaatataaattcttTGAAGCATAAGTGAATGACTGAACAACTATTAGTAATATGTTACAACAAGTTCTTATGGCACAAGTTGTTCATTAATTTACTGTAACATATTACTGCTTGTTCATTCATTTGTTGTAACCTATTCAGAAGCAAATGAGAACTTGTGCCACTTGATCCCTTATATTACTGATTTTCACCTATTACAAGTTCTCATGCTCAACATTATCATTGAGGTCTCAATCAATATCAGGACAATATATGCTACTTGATCATTAAAGTTATAGATTTTTAGGTATTAGAATCCATTGTTTCTTTAGATATCTATTCTAATAGGTGCATTAGGAAAAGTTTATATGATCTAGAATAGGAGTATATGGAGGTTAAAACAAtagatgcatgcatgcattaaGAAAGTGGCACCATGATCAGTGTGAACAAATGATCACAACATCTCATTACATGTCCATTATTAATCAAGGGAGATTAGTGACTTGTATGAATAGCTAATATTGTGTCTCTCTGGGAAAAAATGCATAAgttcttttatgtttttgctTTTGAAAAAATGGCCTTGGGAATTTATTGTCATTCAAAGGTCCCATATAACTTGGGTCATTTTAGGTGGAAGACAATGAAAAGGGATGGAGAAAAACCATTATGtactaataataatatccaagataaagaaaaaggaagaaaggaaaaggacaAAACATAATAAGAGACAATTCAGATGCCAACAATAAGTTAACAAGAAGACAATTAAACTTGGTGAAAGGAAaacccaaataaaaaattttcctCTATATTTCGTATTTATCCACCAAATTAAGATAAGTATATTAAGTTCTcaaagatcttttttttttttttttctgtaaataagtTCTCAAAGATCTTAAATGCCTAGTTTATTGTTTGCGTTGCACAAAGAAACCTTACTACAAAATTGAGATTCCAATATTTCCAAAGAAAGGTTCCAAAACATTATAAAGCACTTTGAAACAATGACTTAGATGCCCTTCCAACTATGTGTTCTcacttttttaatatatattaaatacaattgtattaattttagatggcaaGAAAAGAAGACACAGTCACACCCCTACAAATGATAGTTCAAGACTTGCACCAATAGCAACACCAAGTCAAGCTCAAGATGATACATGTGCAACATCACTTGGAAAgtcaaagagaaaaacaatcaAATCTAAGTCAGACGTATGAGATCATTTTACCAAATTTGTAAATTCTGAGGGTTAAATTAAAGGGAAATGCAATTATTGTTCTAGAGAGTTCCACTATGATtccaaaaaaaatgggactacagctttaaggaatcatatgggaTCTTGTAAAAAAAACCCTCATGTTATAGAAACCCATCAAATACAATTACACTTGCAATCAACTTTAACAGGAGGTGAGAGAAATGGTGAGAATATGGGTGCACTTGTTAATTGGAAATTTGATTAAATGCTTACTAGAAAAAGGCTTTAGCTCGTATGGTGATGGTAGATGAgattcattttaaatttgttgATTGTGAGGGGTTTAGATAGTTTATGTTTGTTATTTGTCCTATATTTTGGATCCCTTCTCGTTAGACCATTTCTCGTGACTGTTTTGAGCTATTCAATGAAGAGAGATTGAATTTgatgaat from Diospyros lotus cultivar Yz01 chromosome 4, ASM1463336v1, whole genome shotgun sequence includes the following:
- the LOC127799727 gene encoding MADS-box protein FBP24, which gives rise to MGRGKIEVKRIESNTSRQVTFSKRRAGLLKKTHELSVLCDAQIGLIVFSNKGKLYEYCTHPLSMGQIIERYLTVTGTRIPERDDREQIYNEFIRMKKETHNLQMSLHRYKGDDLSSAQYEDLAALEQQLESSVIKVRARKFQLLQQQLDNLKRTEEMLEKENQEMYSWLMSNHIQKQQEQVDHHQQAITELKLVGGQQVLDQYTFFGEEQPSDILQHASVPPQLQPYRLQPTQPNLQESSLHERSYSTDETLNLTMMFAPNSCGLE